A window of Ooceraea biroi isolate clonal line C1 chromosome 9, Obir_v5.4, whole genome shotgun sequence genomic DNA:
ACATGAAAAGAACGTCAACTATCgtttaattgataaatgaaaaatataaatagcttTTAATTTGATACTAAGGATGagcgtaatatttattatttacgtattaaaaatttacttgCCAGATTTATGCAGAGAAAGttatagaaagaaaattagGAAAGTTCGAAGCAAATATTGCGGCAAGTAGTGCAATGAAAGATGCAAATACGGAGTCGGCCAGAGCTGATTTTACCGAGTCGGAATTGAACATCGATTGCTAACTTGACTTTTTCGAGATTTAAaccattatacattatataatatatgcaagtTTTTATAGTAATAGATTTCTATAGATTTAATAAGGACACGGAATATTATGTAGAGGCTCATTCGTGTCACTACAAGAAATTGCAACGcaatattatcaataaatcCATACGACATAAGCAGCATAATGCTTCAATTAATCGATACGATCATTTTACATTTACGATCCATACGCGTTACCGAGCGTCAATCAACCACACGCGAAGCAGCTGCGATAATTAGCCGTCTCATCATCGAGCAAACTATCCCGACTTATGTCGATCCGggtaatgcattatttatcgtgAAAGTAGTACAGCAAACGAGCAGCGTCATTCAAGCGGAGTATTAAACACTTCGCAGAAGGAGCGAGAGTGACAATAATCTTCTAATGCACGTCTGATTTATCTCAGATTCATTTATTTAGTGATTGGCattcaatctctctctctttttgccaAGCAATTTTCGATACTTGAAAAGATACCTAGCGCATGACGAAACTTAACTTATCATAAGAAATACAAAAGTGCTTATGTAAAAATTCAAAGTAGAAAATGTAGAAATATAGGAGGAGCATATACCAGTTAAAGGAAATTCATCGCTATTGCAAGTGATTAAGAAAATCTGTATGCTCATCCCTCGTGTTTTCCGCACCCGCGcaatgcacgcatgcacgtctcaagaaagggagaaaacgCGTGATCAGGCCACGTGGAGAGCAAGagaggtaggtaggtaggtaggtaggtaagTTGGTGCGGCGCGAACGAATGCAGGAAGAGCACAACGACGATGAGAAGGAGGACGACGAAAGAGTACGAAAGGAGGTGGAGGTGCGGGTCGGTATAAAAGGGTCGCATCGCGGCGCCTCGTCTGTTTTAACACTCTCACCGGGCCGCTCGGTGGATCGATTGATCGGTGATAGAACGGACGTATacgcgcgtcgtcgtcgatcgtGTCGATTGACCGAGAAGACgcagaaaagaagaataggagaacaaaaagagaaacataggaagaaagagagaggtgaGTCTCCGAAGGATCCCGCGAGTCTTATGGTGCTCGGATGTCCAGTAAAGTGGAAAGCAGTGTCCACCACCCACCCCCATCGTCGACAATCGCCCAGCCGGAGAAAGACCGATTTCCGGATCCGCGAGCGACCTTGACCGACTCCCCGGTCGGTCTCTCCTCTGGCTCCCCTCGATCTGAGAGACGATCGAAGAGACGATCTCCCTAAGGGTTGAGTGATACTGTGTGCAACGGCTAATACAGTGGGGTAGCCGGTACTCTTCGTGTGACGTACTCGGAAGCTTTGTTGTGCTATTCGGTTTCCCGTTGAGAATCTTAGCCAGTAATTCGCAGGGCGGCTCGCCTAAGGCTCATCCCGCGGCCATCTCCGCATATCCGAAACTCGAAAAACGCACGCCAACCGAGAATCGTGTGAGAACTGTTCATCTTTCTCGCCAATCGCCGGTCGCGAAGTGTCTCTCCTCTGCAGCCAGCTCGTGGAAAAGACGCGCGCGATTCCTTAACGGTTGATTCGCTGTCGCCAGACACCGTATCGcgtttttatatacaatattgtgCCCCGACGCGAGTAGCATTCCGACGAGCACACGTGTCACCCGTGACGGATAACGTAAGCGAGTCATCGTGCAGTTATCACCGTCACTGGCGACGTCTTCGGTATCTTCGGCGATCCTGGATGATACACACGGCGCTCCAACTTAATCGCGCTCCCTTTGACCCGCGGATCTTTAATTCTATATCCTCTTGCTGTTGCAGAGCCATGAGACTAGTGGCAGTGCTGACGTTGCTGTGCTGTCTGGCGATAGGGGCACTCACCTCGCCGGTGCCCAAGATCGCTGACGGCACGGTGTCGAGTCAAAGTGTCATCGCGAAGGGCAGGCAAGCACCCGCGGCGCCTGCTGCCCCTGCCGCTgccgatgacgacgatgacgacgacgacgacgatgatgacgacgtcGATCTAGATATCAccggtgatgatgatgatgatgatgacgatgacgacgatgacgacgatgacgacgatgatgatggcgATTACCTGGAACGTTTCATTGAAGATATACTTGGAGGTgaataatcaattaaatttcctaattatttttattagtcATCATAAAAGCCCAATTTACGTTTCTTCTATCAAAcaatttgcattatttaagTTATGTCAGTAAGACTCAATTGAAGAACGAGTCGACATCTTTTCTCTTGTGTACATgatgtgtatgtacgtatcgTATCAATTTCTTTTCCATCGAATCAAACAATAGGAAATCTTGTAAACTGACACACACCGTTATACAAACACAGAGCTTTGTGTTACTCgagaatttctttctttcctcctctttttcttatttgcaCGCTCGTTGTAACGGTACAAAGTACTTCGACTCGTccaaattaacataaattgaCGGCGATCTCGGCtcaaaaaaaatttctacgcgCTACTTCTTCGCATTGACCTGGATACGGATACGGAAAGATAATCCGAGTTTCCAACTATCGCTTACGTGGAATGAATAAGATTACGAATTTCTGAATTTGCGAGAGCTTGGATAAGGCTGAGACTAGCGTATTTTTCAATATGGTCGTATGGACTACGTTTCAGCATCGTTGTTAATGTTCCCATTTTGTACTTATATCGCATTCTTGAGTAATCTCGGTGATCTTTTAACGATATCGTAATATAAGTATGCGTGTGCAACcagttttaatatataaatattctgttgtCGCTTTACAGgagaggacgacgacgacgatgacgaggatGAACCCGCTCCGGCTGCGGCCGTGCCTGTCGCCCCTGCAGCTCCACCGGCTCCGGCCGCTTCGCCGCAGGTACCGCTCAATGTGGCGGCCGATCTAAACCAGGCTGCCGTCGAGGAAGCTGCGGAAGACGCTGGGGCTATAGGCGAAGCTGCTGGTTCGGAGGATGATTCCGCCAGTTACGAGGATGAGGAAACGACCGATGGTATTGCCGAAGGCCAAGCTGCATCCAACGTACACGAGTCAACGCTCGAAGGTGCCGAGTCCATCGCGAATCCGGTGTCAGTCAACGCTCTCGGGGCGCCGGCGTCGCCCGTCGGCGTCGTAGCGCCCGCTCCGGCCTCAACGAGCGACgaggatgacgacgatgacgatgacgacgacgacgacgtagaTCTGGACATCacggaggaggacgacgacgacgacgatgacgacgacgacgacgacgacgacgacgacgacgatgacgacgatgaggtGGACGACATCGCCAACATCGCCAGCGCTAGGCACGCACGTGAGTTCAAGGGCAAGACCAAGAAACATAGCGCCAAGCACGCCCGTAAGTCGCGCAAATCGCCCGCGCGATCGgtctcgtcttcttcttctttttcgtcttcttcttcaccatcttttacttcttcttcttcttctcccaTTGTCTCATCCGCATCGAAGAGCGTTTAAATTAAAGTCGAGAACGTCACTGCGTGTGCAAGCGCAACGTGATTTACGACCTCGCGCGCTCTTTTCACCGTCGTCAGCAGTGACGACGATGACCCGCGACCTCGTTCATCCCCTCGTACAGAGGTTTCTTCCCACGAGAAGGTCATTGCACACCGATAATCAATTATCTACCGATACCGTCGAGCGTTTAACATTTCGTTTTCCATCACTTCACACGACGCTCGGCACGACCAACCGTTACGCTCTAAAAAAATCGCGTCTAGCATtagttatttattgtatttattaacgGCAATACCTCTATTTATAAAGTCACATCGCACGTCGCAACGCACGATAGACTGTTTGTTCGGTCTCTTTGTGTAGTCCTTTTTATCTTATTCTTTTCTCTATCTTTTGCCTCTCGTAGTTTCTCGATTGGGCTTGCGTTGTTTTCAGCACAAAGCTctgtataattgtataaagaATGTATAAGTGTAACTATAGATCCTCAAGTCGCTTATGCTTTTCCATCGTTgatggaatatatatataattgtcgGTTCCCTGATTAACTCGGGAGAGTCGTTGTCACGAATATCGAAGACTGCGCAAGGTTCTTCATACGACAGATAGACAGTTATCGGGCGACACAAATGTTccaaaaaaactttttataaaaatatctaaagaacgtcctttatatataattattaaatgttctaAAAGGTGTTCGAATGTTTACGtcttttagatattttttaatacttttcagTCGCCGTTTTATCTTTAGAtattttttggatttttgtgTTGCTTGGAATGGCATTGAAATGCTTTGGCTTGGTGACCTCACGTCACGTATTTATCCCCTTTTCCAACGTTCATGTGTCAACTTGCCGTCGATCGAATGGATGATCATAGaagtaaatgaaaaaagagaaagagggagaaagagaaaggaagagaacaAAGGGAGAGTGCGTGTGTatgagagggaaagaaagaccGAGATACTTAAAGATTACTCTATTTAATCTCGTCTACAGGGTCAAGCGACACCAAGATCGCTCACGTCGAAAATCAGAACGAGAACCTAATCTCGTCCTACGCCTACCGTCTTGAATTTGCGATAAGACGCTTAATCTGGCAGTGGCAAGAATATCTCTCAaagatatcaataatttatttttttacagtgTAAAAAAACTTATCAGTAATTTCGTGCGTCAAACTGTATCTTTGTTTCATCAAATTTTCATCGAAGTGTAAAAAACTTATCAGTAATTTCGTGCGTCAAACTGTATCTTTGTTTCATCAAATTTTCATCGAAGTAGCATATCATCTGCCGGATTAAACGTGATCGATGATGGTGTCGAttctcccgcgcgcgcgcctaaCAGAATCgagagatttctttttttcttacgaTGTTTTTCTACTCTAGAACAAGACTTGTACAAAGACATTGTCCGTTCTGGATtgcaaaatacaaataatttattatttttacaaaattatgtgTACCgcctttttatttcattcacCATCGTCGTCCAGTCGTGTCAAATCAGTCGTACGTGTTCGTATGTCCAGATACACTCGTGATACGCGCGTGAGTTCTCTCTGTTTCCTTCCTTCGATAAATATAGAACTTAAAACGAGATTGCGCGAGTCTCCTTCGCGACCGAGATCCGGAAGTCGATATGATCCGCTTCGAATCAATTTTCGATGCACAAACATGGAGAAATCTGCAAAGATCGTCTTTCCGATGTTCTCGGCATCGAAAGTTGAATTCCACGGTAGCATCGATCTCCGGCTAGAGAAAAGGGCGTGTTTTCCGTGACGTGACGTGCAGTAACCCACCTGGCTATTTGCAGAATGCACTTGATAGTAgcacttcttcttcttagatTTCTTTCAACTTAGCTTCCGATCTTACTTTGCTTCTTTTTTCGTCGCTCGTTTCTCACAAGAAACCGTAGCCGCCCTTGCCTGCTGTCGCTTCAGCTGTACCTTTTTTACTTGCCAGTAGATGATCGCGTGTTGGTGGACGGTTTTCTGGACGATCGACTGTACCTGGACAGTAGCACAATCTTTCCATCATCTTATCCCTTCATCTATGCTCCTTGTTCTCCTTGCATCCTCTTCCGAATCACTCTAAGTAGACATAGAATTAGTAGTTAGTTAACTATTAGTAGTTAATTAACTATTATAGTAATAAGCAAAATTTGGTAGTTGCCCATTGAACGAAGAAGGAAAATCTGGTTTATTCTCTATCACTACTATCGTACTATGCACTATCGTagatttttcttgttttttattctatCGTAGATTAATCCATTCAATTTGAATGGCTTATGTAAATTGGTTTTTAGTTATATCTCTAGtagttttaattctttatgCTTTACATTTTTCGTTGTCGTGATATACGATATTGCGTATTTATGCCAGCGACTGAAATCGTTGAGATCTGGGTGAATTCGGTTCTCGAGGCTATAATTAACATCGGAATCTGCTGTGATGTCGATTTTAATCATCGCTGACCCATGAGTGAAACTTCGGTCAGGGATGATTAACGTCGTCGTAGGTCCAACTCCGATATCGATCAGAACGTCCCGGCGTATTAGTTTACGAGCGGAGATTCTTACGAATGGGGAATCGGCCGTCACGGCACGTTCAATTAACTTTCTACATGACTGCCGGGTTAAATCCAACAAAGGTGCGACCGCGTTGAAATTTTTTCCCGGCTTTCACCggtcgaaaaagaaacgaggcCACCAACCCGGAGAACGCGCACTGGCGTGTACAGGTATACGAGGAGGAAGAGTCTCCTCCTCCAACCGTGACCCTGACCCACTGCCGAAGTTACGAAGCCGATGTCCTTCGATTTCCGGTCACGAGGCGCATCCAAACGTGATTTAGTACGTCGTCGCTCTTACTTCCTCCGTTTTGCGTGTATGGGTCTGACTGATCCGTTCTGTTTCTCAAAATACTAAAATCTATTGAAAAGgagaatttcttttaaatggtatttaataaaatttctcgaataattaagcaaaaagaaaaaagagttgctcgacaaa
This region includes:
- the LOC105279546 gene encoding uncharacterized ENTR1 family protein isoform X2: MIHTALQLNRAPFDPRIFNSISSCCCRAMRLVAVLTLLCCLAIGALTSPVPKIADGTVSSQSVIAKGRQAPAAPAAPAAADDDDDDDDDDDDDVDLDITGDDDDDDDDDDDDDDDDDDDGDYLERFIEDILGGEDDDDDDEDEPAPAAAVPVAPAAPPAPAASPQVPLNVAADLNQAAVEEAAEDAGAIGEAAGSEDDSASYEDEETTDGIAEGQAASNVHESTLEGAESIANPVSVNALGAPASPVGVVAPAPASTSDEDDDDDDDDDDDVDLDITEEDDDDDDDDDDDDDDDDDDDDDEVDDIANIASARHARAMESEPSAHVPAIYVAKYNRFVDNILGKINNILRANYEPVTVKLTNLNTNSKSNKNKSKAKRKGNKTGVKKSASRPIDAVTERSDKDNKVEKVTQITELITQATEKDPITLVAVESPTEASVRSSNRHTSNNKNSNKNNRKRTKNRTKVQNGSSGSSNKNKTKSKSKPKARATLYGLASLQRTGDVSVNMMSDHTTIKTKFSLGPLVLKVEKEFGRAAKKELRSATATTAEMSGKLSLRVLHGGAATLHSIRVLQPKQVRVESQDDHDRTREFVWKRSSHIAHLVSQKLSSATRSMLRPPPAAPAA
- the LOC105279546 gene encoding protein starmaker isoform X1, with the translated sequence MIHTALQLNRAPFDPRIFNSISSCCCRAMRLVAVLTLLCCLAIGALTSPVPKIADGTVSSQSVIAKGRQAPAAPAAPAAADDDDDDDDDDDDDVDLDITGDDDDDDDDDDDDDDDDDDDGDYLERFIEDILGGEDDDDDDEDEPAPAAAVPVAPAAPPAPAASPQVPLNVAADLNQAAVEEAAEDAGAIGEAAGSEDDSASYEDEETTDGIAEGQAASNVHESTLEGAESIANPVSVNALGAPASPVGVVAPAPASTSDEDDDDDDDDDDDVDLDITEEDDDDDDDDDDDDDDDDDDDDDEVDDIANIASARHAREFKGKTKKHSAKHARAMESEPSAHVPAIYVAKYNRFVDNILGKINNILRANYEPVTVKLTNLNTNSKSNKNKSKAKRKGNKTGVKKSASRPIDAVTERSDKDNKVEKVTQITELITQATEKDPITLVAVESPTEASVRSSNRHTSNNKNSNKNNRKRTKNRTKVQNGSSGSSNKNKTKSKSKPKARATLYGLASLQRTGDVSVNMMSDHTTIKTKFSLGPLVLKVEKEFGRAAKKELRSATATTAEMSGKLSLRVLHGGAATLHSIRVLQPKQVRVESQDDHDRTREFVWKRSSHIAHLVSQKLSSATRSMLRPPPAAPAA